A region from the Sandaracinus amylolyticus genome encodes:
- a CDS encoding AraC family transcriptional regulator, with the protein MARHASTEIDYRARIARAQRAIEARLDAPPVPAELAELAGFSLHHFHRVFRGVVGESVEEHARRLRLERAARRLRASELPVVQIALEAGYGSHEAFTRAFRDLFGMPPSRYRGESSLRAVGSIQERAVELRDIAPFDVVVRRHVGSCSMLDEAFGHVFAWAGARGVVPGAARVVGLYHDDPEVTARDRLRSDVGIETSLAPGPASGLERRTIPGGRYAVALHVGPYHTIGSTYLALLGRWAPTTRAELAPEPVIEHYLTPQDTPPDQHRTEVWIRLRS; encoded by the coding sequence ATGGCCCGACACGCGTCCACCGAGATCGACTACCGCGCACGCATCGCGCGCGCGCAGCGCGCGATCGAAGCGCGCCTCGACGCGCCCCCCGTCCCCGCCGAGCTCGCCGAGCTCGCGGGGTTCTCGCTGCATCACTTCCATCGCGTGTTCCGCGGTGTGGTCGGTGAGTCGGTCGAAGAGCACGCGCGCCGCCTTCGTCTCGAGCGCGCTGCGCGACGCCTCCGCGCGTCCGAGCTGCCCGTCGTGCAGATCGCGCTCGAGGCGGGCTACGGATCCCACGAGGCGTTCACGCGCGCGTTCCGCGATCTGTTCGGGATGCCGCCCTCGCGCTATCGCGGTGAGTCGTCGCTGCGCGCGGTGGGATCGATCCAGGAGCGCGCCGTCGAGCTCCGGGACATCGCGCCGTTCGACGTGGTGGTTCGGCGTCACGTCGGCTCGTGCAGCATGCTCGACGAAGCGTTCGGGCACGTCTTCGCGTGGGCCGGGGCGCGCGGCGTGGTGCCCGGCGCGGCGCGCGTCGTCGGCCTCTATCACGACGATCCCGAGGTCACCGCGCGCGATCGCCTGCGCAGCGACGTGGGCATCGAGACCTCGCTCGCGCCCGGCCCCGCGAGCGGCCTCGAGCGACGCACGATCCCCGGCGGACGCTACGCCGTCGCGCTGCACGTCGGGCCGTACCACACGATCGGCTCGACGTACCTCGCGCTCCTCGGGCGCTGGGCGCCGACGACCCGCGCCGAGCTCGCGCCCGAGCCGGTGATCGAGCACTACCTCACGCCGCAGGACACACCGCCCGACCAGCATCGCACCGAGGTCTGGATCCGCCTCCGGTCGTGA
- a CDS encoding M20/M25/M40 family metallo-hydrolase, translating into MRLATSSMLDGRRRSWSSSRMRVIARSLLMLFVVACGSDDDVAVDAGHDAGLDAGRDGGTDAGPLPECGTGSPLALASCVERARYEADVERIAQPREPESAHWQSVQDLCASRLEALGFDVERHDYGTGINVIGTRLGTTTPERRVIVGAHYDHVAGCEGADDNASGVAGALEVARVLAQSDHARTLVVACWDEEERGLIGSIAHATRAREADEVIDVAFVLEMIGYTDDTPGSQSLPVGVDVVFREAAREVEERESRGDFIAVVGDPGSRSAIDALEAHADRIGLPFIRLDVPASLLASPAAADLRRSDHAAFWQREYPALMVTDTANFRYDRYHCAAGPDVTSQLDFEFASRVVRSVVAAAATALDAP; encoded by the coding sequence ATGCGCCTCGCCACGTCTAGCATGCTCGACGGACGTCGACGCTCGTGGTCCTCTTCGCGGATGCGCGTGATCGCTCGTTCGTTGCTGATGCTCTTCGTGGTGGCGTGTGGATCCGACGACGACGTCGCCGTCGACGCGGGACACGACGCAGGGCTCGACGCCGGCCGTGACGGCGGCACCGACGCGGGGCCGCTGCCCGAGTGCGGCACGGGCTCGCCGCTCGCGCTCGCCAGCTGCGTCGAGCGCGCGCGCTACGAGGCCGACGTCGAGAGGATCGCGCAGCCGCGCGAGCCGGAGTCGGCGCACTGGCAGTCGGTGCAGGACCTCTGCGCGTCGCGGCTCGAGGCGCTCGGCTTCGACGTGGAGCGACACGACTACGGCACCGGCATCAACGTGATCGGCACGCGCCTCGGCACGACGACGCCCGAGCGCCGCGTGATCGTCGGCGCGCACTACGATCACGTCGCGGGCTGCGAGGGCGCGGACGACAACGCGAGCGGCGTCGCGGGCGCGCTCGAGGTCGCGCGTGTGCTCGCGCAGAGCGATCACGCTCGCACGCTGGTCGTCGCGTGCTGGGACGAGGAGGAGCGCGGTCTGATCGGCTCGATCGCGCACGCGACGCGCGCGCGCGAGGCGGACGAGGTGATCGACGTCGCCTTCGTGCTCGAGATGATCGGGTACACCGACGACACGCCGGGCTCGCAGAGCCTCCCGGTCGGCGTCGACGTCGTGTTCCGCGAGGCAGCGCGCGAGGTGGAGGAGCGCGAGTCGCGCGGCGACTTCATCGCGGTGGTGGGCGATCCGGGATCGCGATCCGCGATCGACGCGCTCGAGGCGCACGCGGACCGCATCGGTCTGCCGTTCATCCGCCTCGACGTGCCGGCTTCGTTGCTCGCTTCGCCCGCGGCTGCCGACCTGCGTCGCTCCGATCACGCGGCGTTCTGGCAGCGCGAGTATCCCGCGCTGATGGTGACCGACACCGCGAACTTCCGATACGACCGCTACCACTGCGCGGCGGGCCCCGACGTCACGTCGCAGCTCGACTTCGAGTTCGCGTCTCGTGTGGTGCGCTCGGTGGTCGCCGCCGCGGCGACGGCGCTCGACGCGCCCTGA
- a CDS encoding response regulator has translation MPDIRVSNGDPLAAIRPSVLLVDDTPANLIALSAVLSPLGVRLVEARNGREALERVTHEPFAVVLLDAQMPEMDGFEVAEHIRKLDHGREVPIIFLTAIHRDELYARRGYAKGAADYMTKPFDADILRARVKAFVDLFRQREEVRRAQLALRTEERDEAVRRLVAFERIATAVLERQDLDAFLHELLDIFAGATDEVDSAAILLRQRDELRLRAAVGRIAQHDLARASEKIGEGFAGRIAATGQPWEIGEAASSPIVVSPWVRGGDTRAIFGVPLTNDGEVLGVAFLASSHTGAFAQRDKRLFLAVAERASWAVAKYEERTRLRDVLEASPALIAITRGPDHCSEFANPAFKEFFNDAGRTGVRLATLGMTGAALAVLDHVYRSGEMVSSRELPLVVDWRPGEPPDTRYLDVTAQRLRTPIGAADELLVFAVDVTAQVRARQDLENHQAERARLLESERAARQEAEVANRAKDEFLATVSHELRTPLNAIIGWTAIARAQAPAELDRALTIIERNARSQARIIEDVLDVSRIISGQLRLEPRALQLADPLSAAVESVRPGAETKEIALEIDVAQDVTLVADPERLQQIVWNLLANAIKFTPRGGRVALRAKRQGEIACIEVIDSGQGIDPAFLPRVFDPFRQADGSTTRRHGGLGLGLAIVKQLAAAHGGTVRALSEGLGRGATFLVELPIGSRPTLQHGVTGLDREPVVLHGTPDVRLDGLDILVVDDEEDARTLVAEVLGARGAKVRSASSAGEALSLFEAACPDVLVSDIGMPDRDGYSLIRAIRKLPASRGGRTPAVALTAYARSEDVERAFSAGFQRHVEKPVDLSKLVSLVANLGGRSFGSA, from the coding sequence ATGCCCGACATCCGCGTGAGCAACGGCGATCCGCTCGCCGCGATCCGTCCCAGCGTGCTGCTGGTCGACGACACCCCCGCGAACCTGATCGCGCTCTCGGCGGTGCTGAGCCCGCTCGGAGTGCGCCTCGTCGAGGCGCGCAACGGGCGGGAGGCGCTCGAGCGCGTGACGCACGAGCCCTTCGCGGTCGTGCTGCTCGACGCGCAGATGCCGGAGATGGACGGCTTCGAGGTCGCCGAGCACATCCGCAAGCTCGATCACGGCCGCGAGGTCCCGATCATCTTCCTGACGGCGATCCATCGCGACGAGCTCTACGCGCGGCGTGGCTACGCGAAGGGCGCCGCCGACTACATGACGAAGCCCTTCGACGCCGACATCCTGCGCGCGCGTGTGAAGGCGTTCGTCGATCTCTTCCGCCAGCGCGAAGAGGTGCGTCGCGCGCAGCTCGCGCTCCGCACCGAGGAGCGCGACGAGGCGGTGCGTCGGCTCGTCGCGTTCGAGCGCATCGCGACCGCGGTGCTCGAGCGACAGGACCTCGACGCGTTCCTGCACGAGCTGCTCGACATCTTCGCGGGCGCGACCGACGAGGTCGACTCCGCGGCGATCCTGCTGCGACAGCGCGACGAGCTGCGCCTCCGCGCGGCGGTCGGGCGCATCGCGCAGCACGATCTCGCGCGGGCGTCGGAGAAGATCGGCGAGGGCTTCGCGGGTCGCATCGCCGCGACCGGACAGCCGTGGGAGATCGGCGAAGCGGCGAGCTCGCCGATCGTCGTGAGCCCGTGGGTCCGCGGCGGCGACACGCGCGCGATCTTCGGCGTGCCGCTGACGAACGACGGCGAGGTGCTCGGCGTCGCGTTCCTCGCGTCGAGCCACACCGGCGCGTTCGCGCAGCGCGACAAGCGGCTCTTCCTCGCGGTCGCGGAGCGCGCGTCGTGGGCGGTCGCGAAGTACGAGGAGCGCACGCGCCTGCGCGACGTGCTCGAGGCGTCGCCGGCGCTGATCGCGATCACGCGCGGGCCCGATCACTGCTCCGAGTTCGCGAACCCGGCGTTCAAGGAGTTCTTCAACGACGCGGGCCGTACGGGGGTGCGCCTCGCGACGCTCGGCATGACGGGCGCCGCGCTCGCGGTGCTCGATCACGTGTACCGCTCGGGCGAGATGGTGAGCTCGCGCGAGCTGCCGCTGGTCGTCGACTGGCGTCCCGGCGAGCCGCCCGACACGCGCTATCTCGACGTGACGGCGCAGCGCCTCCGCACGCCGATCGGCGCGGCGGACGAGCTGCTCGTGTTCGCGGTCGACGTGACCGCGCAAGTGCGCGCGAGGCAGGACCTCGAGAACCATCAGGCCGAGCGCGCGCGTCTCCTCGAGAGCGAGCGCGCCGCGCGCCAGGAGGCGGAGGTCGCGAACCGCGCGAAGGACGAGTTCCTCGCGACGGTCTCGCACGAGCTGCGCACGCCGCTCAACGCGATCATCGGGTGGACCGCGATCGCGCGCGCGCAGGCGCCGGCGGAGCTCGATCGCGCGCTCACGATCATCGAGCGCAACGCGCGGTCGCAGGCGCGGATCATCGAGGACGTCCTCGACGTCTCGCGCATCATCAGCGGCCAGCTGCGCCTCGAGCCGCGCGCGCTGCAGCTCGCCGATCCGCTCTCCGCGGCGGTCGAGTCGGTGCGGCCCGGCGCGGAGACGAAGGAGATCGCGCTCGAGATCGACGTCGCGCAGGACGTCACGCTCGTCGCGGATCCCGAGCGGCTCCAGCAGATCGTGTGGAACCTGCTCGCCAACGCGATCAAGTTCACGCCGCGCGGCGGACGCGTCGCGCTGCGTGCGAAGCGCCAGGGCGAGATCGCGTGCATCGAGGTGATCGACAGCGGCCAGGGCATCGATCCCGCGTTCCTGCCGCGCGTGTTCGATCCCTTCCGCCAGGCGGACGGATCGACGACGCGCCGCCACGGCGGCCTCGGCCTCGGCCTCGCGATCGTGAAGCAGCTCGCGGCTGCGCACGGCGGCACGGTGCGCGCGCTGAGCGAAGGGCTCGGGCGCGGCGCGACGTTCCTCGTGGAGCTCCCGATCGGATCGCGCCCGACGCTGCAGCACGGCGTGACCGGGCTCGATCGCGAGCCGGTCGTGCTGCACGGCACGCCGGACGTGCGGCTCGATGGCCTCGACATCCTCGTGGTCGACGACGAGGAGGACGCACGCACGCTCGTCGCCGAGGTGCTCGGCGCGCGCGGCGCGAAGGTGCGCAGCGCGTCGAGCGCGGGCGAGGCGCTCTCGCTGTTCGAGGCAGCGTGCCCCGACGTCCTGGTGAGCGACATCGGCATGCCGGATCGCGACGGGTACTCGCTGATCCGCGCGATCCGGAAGCTCCCGGCGTCCCGCGGCGGGCGCACGCCCGCGGTCGCGCTCACGGCGTACGCACGCAGCGAGGACGTCGAGCGCGCCTTCTCCGCGGGCTTCCAGCGGCACGTCGAGAAGCCGGTGGACCTCTCGAAGCTCGTCTCGCTCGTGGCGAACCTCGGCGGTCGCTCGTTCGGCAGCGCGTAA
- a CDS encoding HAMP domain-containing protein produces the protein MGSRESADGSEKRTKRKPAKAVKSRTAAHEANGSINGHTAARAAANGRDDGKGRAAAASRDLPARAPTSAKTAASRSRQGRYELPGADTMYNAVGSAVPVTEWDRLSALSRAEVDHLVDVLKALKQGDFTVRFEYEKTGILGRAGELLNDIIGLNEHMTTELVRISRVVGQEGKMHERASVGPAKGSWAAGMTSVNQLIGDLVAPTNEVARVITAVARGDLSQKMVLEIDGRPVRGEFLRIGTTVNSMVDQLNSFAAEVTRVAKEVGNEGKLGGQADVKGVSGTWKDLTDNVNGLAANLTAQVRNIAKVTTAVAKGDLSQKITVDAKGEILELKNTINVMVDQLSSFASEVSRVAKEVGTEGKLGGQAEVKGVSGTWKDLTDNVNGLAANLTAQVRSIAKVTTAVANGDLSQKITVDARGEIYELKNTINTMVDTLRSFSAEVTRVAKEVGSEGKLGGQADVKGVYGTWKDLTDNVNAMASNLTVQLRDVSKVATAIANGDLTQKITVDVKGEILQIKDVINRMVDQLNSFAAEVTRVAKEVGDEGKLGGQAEVRGVSGTWKDLTDNVNGLAANLTAQVRNIAKVTTAVANGDLTQKITVDAKGEILELKNTINVMVDQLSSFAAEVTRVAKEVGTEGKLGGQANVKGVSGTWKDLTDNVNGLASNLTVQLRDVSRVATAIANGDLTQKVTVDVKGEILQIKDVINKMVDQLNSFAAEVTRVAKEVGTEGKLGGQAEVRGVRGTWKDLTDNVNVLAANLTTQVRNIANVTTAVANGDLSQKITVDARGEILELKNTINVMVDTLRSFSAEVTRVAKEVGTEGKLGGQADVKGVSGTWKDLTDNVNVLAANLTTQVRNIAKVTTAVAKGDLSQKITVDAKGEILELKNTINTMVDTLNSFSAEVTRVAKEVGTEGKLGGQADVKGVYGTWKDLTDNVNAMASNLTVQLRDVSKVATAIANGDLTQKITVDVKGEILQIKDVINKMVDQLNSFAAEVTRVAKEVGTEGKLGGQADVKGVYGTWKDLTDNVNAMASNLTVQLRDVSKVATAIANGDLTQKITVDVKGEILQIKDVINKMVDQLNSFAAEVTRVAKEVGTEGKLGGQAEVRGVSGVWKDLTDNVNHMAANLTKQVRGIVKVVTAVANGDLSQKFVLEAKGEVAALAETINNMTDTLRIFADQVTTVAREVGIEGKLGGQAKVPGAAGTWRDLTDNVNQLAGNLTSQVRAIAEVSTAVAKGDLSRSITVEAQGELAALKDTINQMIGNLKDTTDKNQEQDWLKTNLARFSGMMQGQRNIVSVAQLIMSELTPLVDAQHGAFYLMEEEEPREPLLHLIASYGFGGRKSLANKYKLRESLIGQCAFEKKRVLLGDVPEGFIYIATGMGEAPPRSVVVLPVLFEGETKAVIELASFKTFSANHLTFLDQLMDSIGVILNMISSSMRTEELLQQLKKSNAELEAQAAELNDKAKLLEVKNNEVELASRSLEEKAEQLQLISKYKSEFLANMSHELRTPLNSLLILSKMLADNVQGNLTPEQVKFAQTVYTSGNDLLSLINEILDLSKVEAGKMPIDPRIAPTDEVRDYLEQTFRHVAQQKSLSFDIRMEQGVPPELYTDISRLQQILKNLLSNAFKFTAQGGVTLTIGRAPKDRGENVVSFAVTDTGIGIAHDKQKLIFEAFQQADGTTSRKYGGTGLGLTISREIARLLGGTIEVKSEIDHGSTFTLYIPASYAGAESVRALEDGPSVVDGTVMMLPEDASFAGTKVLLVDDDVRNLFALRTILEARNIHVLHAENGRIALEMLQTHPDVDLVLMDTMMPEMDGLSATRAIRDILQFQTLPIVSLTAKAMKGDREKAIEAGATDYVTKPVDPDNLLAVVHRWLPKRRSAASVPS, from the coding sequence ATGGGGAGCCGCGAGAGCGCCGACGGGAGCGAGAAGCGCACCAAGCGCAAGCCCGCGAAGGCGGTGAAGAGCCGTACCGCCGCGCACGAGGCCAACGGCAGCATCAACGGCCACACGGCCGCGCGCGCGGCCGCGAACGGGCGTGACGATGGCAAGGGCCGCGCCGCGGCGGCGTCGCGCGATCTGCCGGCACGTGCTCCGACGTCGGCGAAGACGGCCGCATCGCGCTCGCGACAGGGCCGCTACGAGCTCCCGGGCGCCGACACGATGTACAACGCCGTCGGCAGCGCGGTGCCGGTGACGGAGTGGGATCGCCTGTCGGCGCTGAGCCGCGCCGAGGTCGATCACCTCGTCGACGTCCTCAAGGCGCTCAAGCAGGGCGACTTCACCGTCCGCTTCGAGTACGAGAAGACCGGCATCCTCGGACGCGCCGGCGAGCTGCTCAACGACATCATCGGCCTGAACGAGCACATGACGACGGAGCTGGTGCGCATCAGCCGCGTCGTCGGTCAGGAAGGCAAGATGCACGAGCGCGCGTCGGTCGGACCGGCGAAGGGCTCGTGGGCGGCCGGCATGACGTCGGTCAACCAGCTGATCGGCGATCTCGTCGCGCCGACGAACGAGGTCGCGCGCGTCATCACGGCGGTCGCGCGCGGAGACCTCTCGCAGAAGATGGTCCTCGAGATCGACGGCCGTCCGGTGCGCGGTGAGTTCCTCCGCATCGGCACGACCGTCAACAGCATGGTCGATCAGCTGAACTCCTTCGCCGCCGAGGTCACGCGCGTCGCGAAGGAAGTCGGCAACGAAGGCAAGCTGGGCGGTCAGGCGGACGTCAAGGGCGTCAGCGGCACCTGGAAGGACCTGACCGACAACGTCAACGGCCTCGCCGCGAACCTGACCGCGCAGGTCCGAAACATCGCGAAGGTCACGACGGCCGTCGCGAAGGGCGACCTCTCGCAGAAGATCACCGTCGACGCGAAGGGCGAGATCCTCGAGCTGAAGAACACCATCAACGTGATGGTCGATCAGCTCTCGTCGTTCGCCTCCGAGGTGTCGCGCGTCGCGAAGGAAGTCGGTACCGAGGGCAAGCTGGGCGGTCAGGCCGAGGTCAAGGGCGTCAGCGGCACCTGGAAGGATCTGACCGACAACGTCAACGGCCTCGCCGCGAACCTGACCGCGCAGGTGCGCTCGATCGCGAAGGTCACGACCGCAGTCGCGAACGGGGATCTCTCGCAGAAGATCACCGTCGACGCGCGCGGCGAGATCTACGAGCTGAAGAACACCATCAACACGATGGTCGACACGCTCCGCTCGTTCTCGGCCGAGGTCACGCGCGTCGCGAAGGAGGTCGGCTCCGAGGGCAAGCTGGGTGGCCAGGCGGACGTCAAGGGCGTCTACGGCACCTGGAAGGACCTCACCGACAACGTCAACGCGATGGCGTCCAACCTGACCGTGCAGCTGCGCGACGTCAGCAAGGTCGCGACTGCGATCGCGAATGGCGACCTGACTCAGAAGATCACCGTCGACGTGAAGGGTGAGATTCTGCAGATCAAGGACGTCATCAATCGGATGGTCGATCAGCTGAACTCCTTCGCTGCGGAAGTGACCCGCGTCGCGAAGGAAGTCGGCGACGAAGGAAAGCTCGGTGGTCAGGCCGAGGTGCGCGGCGTCAGCGGCACCTGGAAGGACCTGACCGACAACGTCAATGGCCTCGCGGCGAACCTGACTGCCCAGGTCCGCAACATCGCGAAGGTGACGACGGCCGTCGCGAATGGCGATCTGACTCAGAAGATCACCGTCGACGCGAAGGGCGAGATCCTCGAGCTGAAGAACACCATCAACGTGATGGTCGATCAGCTCTCGTCGTTCGCCGCCGAGGTCACGCGCGTCGCGAAGGAAGTCGGCACCGAGGGCAAGCTCGGCGGTCAGGCGAACGTGAAGGGTGTCAGTGGCACCTGGAAGGACCTGACCGACAACGTCAACGGTCTCGCGTCGAATCTGACCGTCCAGCTGCGCGACGTGTCGCGCGTCGCGACGGCGATCGCGAACGGCGATCTGACCCAGAAGGTCACCGTCGATGTGAAGGGCGAGATTCTCCAGATCAAGGACGTCATCAACAAGATGGTCGACCAGCTGAACTCCTTCGCTGCCGAGGTGACTCGCGTCGCGAAGGAGGTCGGCACCGAGGGCAAGCTCGGCGGTCAGGCCGAGGTGCGCGGCGTGCGCGGCACGTGGAAGGACCTGACGGACAACGTCAACGTCCTCGCGGCGAACCTGACCACTCAGGTCCGTAACATCGCGAACGTCACGACCGCAGTCGCGAACGGCGATCTCTCGCAGAAGATCACCGTCGATGCGCGCGGCGAGATCCTCGAGCTGAAGAACACCATCAACGTGATGGTCGACACGCTCCGCTCGTTCTCCGCGGAGGTCACGCGCGTCGCGAAGGAAGTCGGCACCGAGGGCAAGCTCGGCGGTCAGGCGGACGTGAAGGGCGTCAGTGGCACGTGGAAGGACCTGACGGACAACGTCAACGTCCTCGCGGCGAACCTGACGACTCAGGTGCGCAACATCGCGAAGGTCACGACCGCGGTCGCGAAGGGCGATCTCTCGCAGAAGATCACGGTCGACGCGAAGGGCGAGATCCTCGAGCTCAAGAACACCATCAACACGATGGTCGACACCCTGAACTCGTTCTCGGCCGAGGTCACTCGCGTCGCGAAGGAGGTCGGCACCGAGGGCAAGCTCGGCGGTCAGGCGGACGTCAAGGGCGTCTACGGCACCTGGAAGGACCTGACCGACAACGTCAACGCGATGGCGTCGAACCTGACGGTCCAGCTGCGCGACGTGTCGAAGGTCGCGACGGCGATCGCGAATGGCGACCTGACTCAGAAGATCACCGTCGACGTGAAGGGCGAGATTCTTCAGATCAAGGACGTCATCAACAAGATGGTCGACCAGCTGAACTCCTTCGCTGCGGAAGTGACCCGCGTCGCGAAGGAGGTCGGCACCGAGGGCAAGCTGGGTGGCCAGGCGGACGTGAAGGGCGTCTACGGCACCTGGAAGGACCTGACCGACAACGTCAACGCGATGGCGTCGAACCTGACGGTCCAGCTGCGCGACGTGTCGAAGGTCGCGACGGCGATCGCGAATGGCGACCTGACTCAGAAGATCACCGTCGACGTGAAGGGCGAGATTCTTCAGATCAAGGACGTCATCAACAAGATGGTCGACCAGCTGAACTCCTTCGCTGCGGAAGTGACCCGCGTCGCGAAGGAAGTCGGCACCGAGGGCAAGCTCGGCGGTCAGGCCGAGGTGCGCGGCGTCAGCGGCGTCTGGAAGGATCTGACCGACAACGTCAATCACATGGCCGCCAACCTGACGAAGCAGGTGCGCGGCATCGTGAAGGTCGTGACCGCGGTCGCGAACGGCGATCTGAGCCAGAAGTTCGTGCTCGAAGCGAAGGGCGAAGTCGCCGCGCTCGCCGAGACCATCAACAACATGACCGACACGCTGCGCATCTTCGCCGACCAGGTGACGACGGTCGCGCGCGAGGTCGGCATCGAAGGAAAGCTGGGCGGTCAGGCGAAGGTGCCCGGCGCCGCCGGCACGTGGCGCGATCTGACGGACAACGTCAATCAGCTCGCCGGCAATCTGACCTCGCAGGTCCGCGCGATCGCCGAAGTCAGCACCGCAGTCGCGAAGGGCGATCTCTCGCGCTCGATCACGGTCGAGGCGCAGGGAGAGCTCGCTGCCCTGAAGGACACGATCAACCAGATGATCGGGAACCTGAAGGACACGACCGACAAGAACCAGGAGCAGGACTGGCTGAAGACGAACCTGGCCCGCTTCTCCGGCATGATGCAGGGCCAGCGCAACATCGTCTCGGTCGCGCAGCTGATCATGAGCGAGCTGACGCCGCTCGTGGATGCGCAGCACGGCGCCTTCTACCTCATGGAGGAAGAGGAGCCGCGCGAGCCGCTGCTGCACCTCATCGCGAGCTACGGGTTCGGCGGGCGTAAGAGCCTCGCGAACAAGTACAAGCTGCGCGAGAGCCTGATCGGTCAGTGTGCGTTCGAGAAGAAGCGCGTGCTGCTCGGTGACGTGCCCGAGGGCTTCATCTACATCGCGACCGGGATGGGCGAGGCGCCGCCGCGCAGCGTCGTCGTGCTGCCGGTGCTCTTCGAGGGCGAGACGAAGGCGGTCATCGAGCTGGCGTCGTTCAAGACGTTCAGCGCGAACCACCTCACGTTCCTCGATCAGCTGATGGACTCCATCGGCGTCATCCTGAACATGATCTCGTCGAGCATGCGGACGGAAGAGCTGCTCCAGCAGCTCAAGAAGTCCAACGCGGAGCTCGAGGCGCAGGCGGCCGAGCTGAACGACAAGGCGAAGCTGCTCGAGGTGAAGAACAACGAGGTCGAGCTCGCGAGCCGCTCGCTGGAAGAGAAGGCGGAGCAGCTCCAGCTGATCTCGAAGTACAAGTCCGAGTTCCTCGCGAACATGTCGCACGAGCTGCGGACGCCGCTGAACAGCCTGCTGATCCTGTCGAAGATGCTCGCCGACAACGTGCAGGGGAACCTGACGCCCGAGCAGGTGAAGTTCGCGCAGACGGTCTACACGTCGGGCAACGATCTGCTCTCGCTGATCAACGAGATCCTCGATCTGTCGAAGGTCGAGGCGGGCAAGATGCCGATCGATCCGCGCATCGCGCCGACCGACGAGGTGCGCGACTACCTCGAGCAGACGTTCCGGCACGTCGCGCAGCAGAAGTCGCTCTCGTTCGACATCCGGATGGAGCAGGGCGTGCCGCCCGAGCTCTACACCGACATCTCGCGTCTCCAGCAGATCCTCAAGAACCTGCTGTCGAACGCGTTCAAGTTCACCGCGCAGGGCGGCGTCACGCTCACCATCGGCCGCGCGCCGAAGGATCGCGGCGAGAACGTGGTCAGCTTCGCGGTGACGGATACCGGCATCGGCATCGCGCACGACAAGCAGAAGCTGATCTTCGAGGCGTTCCAGCAGGCCGACGGAACGACGAGCCGCAAGTACGGCGGCACGGGCCTCGGCCTCACCATCAGCCGCGAGATCGCACGTCTCCTCGGAGGCACCATCGAGGTGAAGAGCGAGATCGATCACGGCAGCACGTTCACGCTCTACATCCCGGCGAGCTACGCCGGCGCGGAGTCGGTCCGCGCGCTCGAAGACGGCCCGAGCGTGGTCGACGGCACCGTGATGATGCTGCCCGAGGACGCGAGCTTCGCGGGGACGAAGGTCCTGCTCGTCGACGACGACGTGCGGAACCTGTTCGCGCTGCGGACGATCCTCGAGGCGCGGAACATCCACGTCCTGCACGCCGAGAACGGTCGGATCGCGCTCGAGATGCTGCAGACGCATCCCGACGTCGATCTCGTGCTGATGGACACGATGATGCCCGAGATGGACGGCCTCTCCGCGACGCGGGCCATCCGAGACATCCTGCAGTTCCAGACGCTACCGATCGTCTCGCTGACCGCGAAGGCGATGAAGGGTGATCGCGAGAAGGCGATCGAAGCGGGAGCCACTGATTACGTGACGAAGCCGGTCGACCCCGACAACCTGCTGGCGGTCGTGCACCGTTGGCTCCCGAAGCGCCGTAGCGCAGCGAGCGTGCCGTCGTGA
- a CDS encoding VOC family protein, whose product MIDHLSTYATDYAATKRFYDAVMPALGHRCVMELTASWNPEWPEQRMCAYGPGEKPIYWVIEARGSSTPRHVAFVAGTRAAVDAFHRIGLEAGAKDHGAPGIRAHYHPTYYGAFLLDPDGNNVEAVCHAPG is encoded by the coding sequence ATGATCGATCACCTGAGCACCTACGCGACCGACTACGCCGCCACGAAGCGCTTCTACGACGCGGTGATGCCCGCGCTCGGCCATCGGTGCGTCATGGAGCTCACCGCGAGCTGGAACCCGGAGTGGCCCGAGCAGCGCATGTGCGCGTACGGACCGGGCGAGAAGCCGATCTACTGGGTCATCGAAGCGCGCGGGTCGTCCACCCCGCGGCACGTCGCGTTCGTCGCGGGCACGCGCGCCGCGGTCGACGCGTTCCATCGCATCGGGCTCGAGGCGGGCGCGAAGGATCACGGCGCGCCGGGGATCCGCGCGCACTACCACCCGACGTACTACGGCGCGTTCCTGCTCGATCCCGACGGCAACAACGTCGAAGCCGTCTGTCACGCGCCCGGCTGA